A region of the Blattabacterium cuenoti genome:
CTAAAGGGTTTATTACTCTTGTATTTTGATACAAATGGTTAAATATTTTAGCTACTTCATATATATAATTAGCAACTAAAGAAGGATTCAATTCTCTTGCAGATTTTTTTAATATAAATGGATATTTTTGAAGAATTTTAATCATATTTTTTTCATGGATATCCAATTTTTCATTAGACCAATCCTTATGAGTTAAGGAATAAAAAAAAGTAAACTTTCGTTCTATTGAACGAATTCTCGAATAAGCATATTGGATATATGGACCTGTCTTTCCCTTGATATCTATAGATTTATCAGGAAAAAAAATAATCCTTTTCTTAGGATCGACTTGTAAAAAATGATACTTTATAGCTCCTAATCCTATTATTTCTGCATATTTTTCCTTTTCTTCTTTGGAAAAATCTTTTAAAAAATTTTTTTTTACAATAGAAGACGTTTCTGAGATCAGACTATCAGCATCTATAATATTTCCTTTTCTTGATTTCATTCTACCACTTGGTAAATCTACCATTCCATAAGAAAGATGAGTTAATTTTTTCACCCATATGTATCCTAAACGTTTCAGGATAGTAAAAAGTACTTTAAAATGATAATCTTGTTCTTTTCCTACAATATAAATGAGTTTATCTATATGATCATACTTTCTAAAACGCTCTACAGCAGTTCCTATGTCTTGGGTGATGTATACAGAAGTTTCATCTGATCGTAATAAAAGTTTTTGATCAAAACCTTCTTTAATTAAATCAACCCAAATAGACCCATCTTGTTTTTGAAAAAAAATTCCTTTTTGAAAACCCTCTTTTATGATATTTTTTCCAATTTCATAAACATCACTTTCATATTCTACTTGGTCAAAAAGTATTCCTAATTTTTTATAAGTTTCTTTGAACCCATCATAAACCCATTTATTCATTTTTTTCCAAAGATTTCTAGTTTCATGATCTCCTGATTCCCATTTTTTTAATAGATTTCTAGTTTTTTTTATAATTGGAATATCATTCTGATTATTTTTATTTTTTTTAGAAAATTTTTTAACTTCTTCACAATAAATTTTATCAAATAAATTATAATATTTTCCCACGAAATGGTCTCCTTTCATATCTACCCCATCAGGGGTTTCTCCTTTTCCTAATTCTTTCCAAGCCATCATAGATTTACATATATGTATTCCTCTATCATTAATTATCTGTATCTTAGTAATTTTATTTCCAACCATTTTCAATATTTCTGATAAAGAATAACCAATAAGACTATTTCTAATATGACCTAAATGAAGAGGTTTATTTGCATTTGGAGAAGAATATTCAATCATGATATTTTTATCAGACAATTTTAAATCATAAAAATTTTTATTTAACATATTTATAAGAAGATAAAGATAATACCTGTCCTTGAAAATAAAATTTAAAAAACCTCCAACAATAGAAAAACTAATCAACCCTTTTAATTGATCCTTAACGTAAGTTCCAATATTTTTTCCAATTTCTTCTACAGGTTTTTTTAATATTTTAGACAAAGAAAACAAAACAAAAGTAATATCTCCTAGATGTTCTTTTTTAGTAGATTGAAAATCCAACCTGGGACAAGGATCCAATCTGTATAAAATAGAGATGGATTTTCGAATGGATTCCTCTATAGATGGAAAAACCTCATTCATAAGACTACAGAAATCTTTTTAATTTTAAACGCCATCCAAAAGGATCTTCCGACAAGTTATGCTGAATGTCTAATAGTTTCTTTTTCAAGAATATTGATATTCTTTTTTCATCTGTAAGATCTGGTAAAGAAAAATTTACACCTAGATAACTAATAGTTTGAAAATAATTCACCACTACGGCTGTTCCACAACCAAAAGCTTCTTTTAAGACTCCTTTTTTTAATCCATCTATGATTTCTGAAACACTTAAATCTCTTTCTTCTATATCTATTCCTTCTTTCTTAGCTAAAACAAGAAGACTTTTACAGGTGATTCCACTTAATATATTTTCATTAGTTCGTGGAGTAACGAGTTTGTCTTTTATCCAAAAAAAAACATTCATTGTTCCCAATTCTTCAATCCATGTATGAGTGGATGAATCCGTCCATAAGATCTGATCGAACCCTTCTTCTCTTGCTAATCTAGTAGGATAAAAAGAAGAAGCATAGTTTCCAGCAGCTTTAGTAAATCCAACTCCTCCTGATGCAGCACGACTATATTTTTCTTCTATTTTTATTTTTAATGGATATTCATAATAAGCATCTGCAGGGGTAGATATAATCATAAATAAATAATCCTTAGATGGTTTAGCAGATAAAACTCCATCCATTGCAATTAAGAAAGGACGAATATATAAAGATTGTCCATAATGTTTTGGGACCCAATCTCGATCTATATTTATTAGTCTTTTTAATCCATTCATAAATATGGATTCTGGAATAGGTGGCATTTCTAAACGTGTAGCAGATTTATTGATT
Encoded here:
- the argS gene encoding arginine--tRNA ligase, which translates into the protein MNEVFPSIEESIRKSISILYRLDPCPRLDFQSTKKEHLGDITFVLFSLSKILKKPVEEIGKNIGTYVKDQLKGLISFSIVGGFLNFIFKDRYYLYLLINMLNKNFYDLKLSDKNIMIEYSSPNANKPLHLGHIRNSLIGYSLSEILKMVGNKITKIQIINDRGIHICKSMMAWKELGKGETPDGVDMKGDHFVGKYYNLFDKIYCEEVKKFSKKNKNNQNDIPIIKKTRNLLKKWESGDHETRNLWKKMNKWVYDGFKETYKKLGILFDQVEYESDVYEIGKNIIKEGFQKGIFFQKQDGSIWVDLIKEGFDQKLLLRSDETSVYITQDIGTAVERFRKYDHIDKLIYIVGKEQDYHFKVLFTILKRLGYIWVKKLTHLSYGMVDLPSGRMKSRKGNIIDADSLISETSSIVKKNFLKDFSKEEKEKYAEIIGLGAIKYHFLQVDPKKRIIFFPDKSIDIKGKTGPYIQYAYSRIRSIERKFTFFYSLTHKDWSNEKLDIHEKNMIKILQKYPFILKKSARELNPSLVANYIYEVAKIFNHLYQNTRVINPLDIIHSNICMNIIHVTGNILKSGMNLLGIKMLDRM
- a CDS encoding branched-chain amino acid aminotransferase: MKIEKTLHSRIDEIDFNNISFGNHCSDHMFCSEFRNGEWKNSIIKPFENINLSPKSLVFHYGQAVFEGMKAYKDKNEEIFLFRPEENFKRINKSATRLEMPPIPESIFMNGLKRLINIDRDWVPKHYGQSLYIRPFLIAMDGVLSAKPSKDYLFMIISTPADAYYEYPLKIKIEEKYSRAASGGVGFTKAAGNYASSFYPTRLAREEGFDQILWTDSSTHTWIEELGTMNVFFWIKDKLVTPRTNENILSGITCKSLLVLAKKEGIDIEERDLSVSEIIDGLKKGVLKEAFGCGTAVVVNYFQTISYLGVNFSLPDLTDEKRISIFLKKKLLDIQHNLSEDPFGWRLKLKRFL